One Sodalinema gerasimenkoae IPPAS B-353 DNA segment encodes these proteins:
- a CDS encoding Eco57I restriction-modification methylase domain-containing protein has product MPFRQLTLDLPNSNRFSPQVEEAIEQLASNPEADARGAIFTRQEVVEFILDLVSYTEDKPLHKMRLLEPSFGRGDFLLAIIKRLLNAWRTFKPNGVALDDLSQAIRAVELHHTSFKHTAAAAITLLKSEGIDSKTATTLANGWLSQGDFLLAPLDGEFEIAVGNPPYIRPELIPAPLLAAYRSRYPTMYDRADIYIPFIERMLSVLSNTGHLGVICSDRWMKNRYGGPLRCLIAEQFHLKIYVDMVDTPAFYSQVMAYPAITVITRDVPGATRLAHRPKIDAATLTQLAGVLRTPVLPKGSTMVRELARVTDGAQPWLLESSEQVALIRRLEQCFPVLEAVGCKVGIGVATGADQAFIGDFEALDVEGDRKLPLVTTKDISSGEVQWRGQGVINPFAESGGLVDLDDYPRLRRYLEARRGAIAKRHCARKTPSQWYRTIDRITPSLAAKPKLLIPDIKGEAHVVFEEGKLYPHHNLYYVTSEDWDLRALQAVLLSAVSRLFVEIYSTKMRGGFLRFQAQYLRRIRVPNWADVPEPLRQELADAALRRDVLACNEAVFRLYNLSPEERLALRGNT; this is encoded by the coding sequence TTGCCATTCAGACAACTGACCCTCGATTTGCCCAATTCCAATCGTTTCAGTCCCCAGGTGGAGGAGGCGATTGAGCAGTTAGCCTCCAATCCAGAAGCAGATGCACGGGGGGCAATCTTCACTCGCCAGGAGGTGGTGGAGTTCATCTTGGATCTGGTCAGCTACACCGAAGATAAGCCCCTGCACAAGATGCGGCTGTTAGAACCCTCGTTTGGTCGTGGTGATTTTCTGCTGGCGATTATCAAACGGTTATTGAACGCCTGGCGGACTTTCAAACCCAACGGGGTTGCCTTAGATGACCTTAGTCAGGCTATTAGGGCCGTTGAACTACACCATACTTCTTTTAAACACACTGCTGCGGCAGCGATCACCCTTCTCAAGTCGGAAGGAATTGACTCGAAAACGGCAACCACTTTAGCAAACGGCTGGCTCTCCCAGGGGGATTTCTTACTAGCTCCCCTTGATGGAGAATTTGAGATTGCGGTTGGCAATCCACCCTATATCCGTCCTGAGCTAATTCCTGCCCCCCTGTTGGCCGCATATCGCAGCCGCTACCCCACGATGTATGACCGGGCCGATATTTATATTCCCTTCATCGAGCGGATGCTATCTGTGTTGTCGAATACGGGACATCTGGGAGTGATTTGTTCGGATCGTTGGATGAAGAATCGCTATGGTGGCCCCTTACGGTGTCTCATTGCAGAACAGTTCCACCTGAAGATTTATGTGGATATGGTGGATACTCCGGCATTTTACTCTCAAGTTATGGCGTATCCTGCCATCACCGTCATCACTCGGGACGTGCCAGGCGCAACTCGGTTGGCTCATCGTCCCAAGATTGACGCGGCGACATTGACTCAGTTGGCGGGCGTACTCCGCACACCGGTTTTACCCAAAGGGTCTACGATGGTGCGAGAACTAGCTAGGGTGACCGATGGTGCCCAGCCATGGTTACTGGAGTCATCAGAACAGGTGGCACTCATCCGGCGTTTGGAGCAATGCTTTCCTGTCCTGGAAGCGGTTGGATGTAAGGTGGGAATTGGTGTGGCGACGGGTGCAGATCAGGCATTTATCGGGGACTTCGAGGCCCTGGATGTAGAAGGCGATCGCAAGTTGCCCTTAGTGACCACAAAAGATATTAGCTCGGGGGAGGTCCAATGGCGAGGACAAGGGGTGATTAATCCGTTTGCTGAGTCAGGTGGATTGGTTGATTTAGACGACTATCCCCGGTTGAGACGTTACCTTGAAGCTCGTCGGGGGGCGATCGCAAAACGACACTGTGCGCGGAAAACTCCTAGCCAGTGGTATCGAACGATTGATCGCATTACTCCCAGCTTAGCCGCCAAGCCAAAGCTCTTAATTCCCGATATCAAGGGAGAGGCTCATGTTGTTTTTGAAGAAGGAAAGCTTTATCCACATCATAATCTCTACTATGTCACCTCTGAAGACTGGGATTTACGGGCATTGCAGGCTGTTCTACTTTCAGCAGTAAGTCGTCTTTTCGTAGAAATCTATTCAACGAAAATGCGGGGGGGATTCCTACGCTTCCAAGCCCAATACTTGCGTCGGATTCGCGTTCCTAACTGGGCTGATGTGCCTGAGCCGCTACGCCAAGAGTTGGCTGATGCGGCTTTAAGGCGAGATGTACTAGCCTGCAATGAAGCTGTGTTCAGACTCTATAATCTCAGTCCCGAAGAACGACTTGCCCTGAGAGGGAATACATAA
- a CDS encoding PaeR7I family type II restriction endonuclease: MALDLVNYEDKAHEAVKAFWGNREAARQRQIALGKADQGERAGVTAGKNLDGFLGLMMDIVNANGLTDANIHQNRAMLTLPGYFRPTKLWDLLVIHKTELIAAIELKSQVGPSFGNNFNNRTEEAIGTAQDLWTAYREGAFGKQPRPFVGWLMIVEDAPESRKAVSGSSPHFAVFPEFERASYLQRYDLLCQRLVQEQLYTAATVLATKRGAIDSGKFSQLSSMTSLKSFVSTFAGHIAAAAARLE, from the coding sequence ATGGCTCTTGATTTAGTCAATTACGAAGACAAGGCCCACGAGGCGGTGAAGGCATTTTGGGGGAACCGGGAAGCCGCCAGACAGAGACAGATTGCCTTGGGTAAGGCAGATCAAGGCGAACGCGCTGGTGTCACGGCTGGCAAGAACCTAGACGGTTTTTTGGGGTTGATGATGGATATTGTTAACGCCAATGGCCTTACTGATGCCAATATCCATCAAAATAGAGCCATGCTGACCTTGCCGGGATATTTTCGTCCAACTAAGTTGTGGGATCTCCTAGTCATCCATAAGACTGAGCTGATTGCGGCTATAGAGCTAAAAAGCCAAGTCGGGCCGTCGTTTGGCAATAATTTCAACAATCGAACTGAGGAAGCGATTGGAACAGCACAGGATTTGTGGACGGCTTATCGTGAAGGAGCATTTGGCAAGCAGCCTCGTCCTTTTGTGGGATGGCTTATGATCGTCGAAGATGCCCCAGAATCCCGAAAAGCTGTGTCAGGTTCATCGCCACACTTTGCTGTCTTTCCAGAATTTGAGAGAGCCTCGTACCTCCAGCGATATGACCTCCTCTGTCAGCGACTTGTGCAAGAACAGTTATACACAGCGGCAACTGTTCTTGCTACAAAACGGGGTGCTATAGATTCTGGGAAGTTTTCGCAACTATCGTCTATGACTAGCCTAAAGTCATTTGTCAGTACCTTTGCCGGTCATATCGCGGCAGCCGCTGCCCGCCTTGAATGA
- a CDS encoding CO2 hydration protein, producing MTQTTTKPSQNALPPSQHPYAEIIHRLEAGGSMLPDTPENLMQIIGIYKAYAVPMDFYWRNLLYIAEQVFLNPIPAFKYFLPKSYLERQNSYAGDQSELRVWRGGGEAHPELLEFLQQGETRNMPKLFHHLWHDRINMEFAEACMQAMLWHQGMGGGFNEYLESDEYIANCDRAIRAYFKGNPLMLGLYKLFPAMFLEQVRQLSYYANLGLFWEVMAPVFLEMSDLYDEGKMTTVPEAMEFLVNGIFAVASRPIYHHVYIRGECYEIIPKSQGFTWLYEAALPYVEAIFYRTAPFRGTKSYNAQANQVPKEQKDFHYGILYADVFPVGSAGIPPTLLMQDMSHFLPDYLREYYRQHCRGDDDQLIQLGITFQRSMYNVTSAVIQALRQATCHPLDDPNPEHLQKNRDFFEAQMDRFLRSEARLQDIQRQEYR from the coding sequence ATGACCCAAACCACCACGAAACCCAGCCAAAACGCCCTTCCTCCCTCTCAGCATCCCTATGCGGAGATTATCCACCGTTTGGAAGCTGGCGGTTCAATGCTTCCAGATACCCCAGAAAACTTGATGCAAATCATCGGCATTTATAAAGCCTATGCCGTTCCCATGGACTTCTACTGGCGAAACTTACTTTATATTGCCGAACAAGTCTTTCTCAATCCCATCCCCGCCTTCAAATATTTTCTCCCTAAATCCTATTTAGAGCGTCAAAATAGCTATGCTGGCGACCAATCCGAATTACGAGTCTGGCGTGGGGGAGGAGAGGCCCATCCTGAACTCCTGGAATTTCTCCAACAGGGCGAAACTCGCAACATGCCAAAGTTGTTCCATCACCTTTGGCACGATCGCATTAACATGGAGTTCGCAGAAGCCTGTATGCAAGCCATGCTCTGGCATCAAGGGATGGGAGGTGGCTTTAACGAGTACCTCGAAAGCGACGAGTATATCGCCAACTGCGATCGCGCCATCCGCGCCTATTTCAAAGGCAATCCCCTGATGCTGGGACTCTACAAACTTTTCCCAGCGATGTTTTTAGAACAGGTGAGGCAACTCTCCTACTATGCCAACCTAGGACTTTTCTGGGAAGTGATGGCCCCGGTTTTTCTAGAAATGTCAGACCTCTATGATGAAGGGAAAATGACCACCGTTCCCGAAGCTATGGAGTTTCTAGTCAATGGCATTTTTGCTGTGGCTAGTCGCCCCATTTATCATCACGTTTATATTCGGGGAGAATGCTACGAAATCATCCCCAAATCCCAAGGCTTTACTTGGCTCTATGAAGCCGCTTTACCCTATGTAGAAGCCATTTTTTATCGCACCGCTCCCTTCCGAGGGACTAAATCCTATAATGCCCAAGCTAATCAAGTTCCCAAGGAACAAAAAGACTTTCACTATGGCATTCTCTACGCCGATGTTTTCCCCGTTGGCAGTGCCGGAATTCCTCCGACATTATTAATGCAGGATATGTCCCATTTTCTGCCGGACTATTTACGGGAGTATTATCGTCAACATTGTCGGGGAGACGATGACCAACTCATTCAGTTGGGCATTACCTTCCAACGTTCTATGTATAACGTCACTTCGGCGGTGATTCAGGCGTTACGGCAAGCTACCTGTCATCCCCTCGATGACCCCAATCCTGAGCATTTGCAGAAAAATCGCGACTTCTTCGAGGCCCAGATGGATCGCTTTTTACGTTCAGAAGCACGCTTACAGGATATTCAACGGCAAGAGTATCGTTGA
- a CDS encoding NADH-quinone oxidoreductase subunit M, with amino-acid sequence MLTALILIPLIGALLISFVKSGNTARTLALTTTGIAFLWTIWLISQFDLSNSGLQFSEYLPWADAIGLSYSLGTDGLSTPLLALNAFLTGIVVYSSPANILRSQLYYALILLVNAGVAGAFLAQNLLLFVLFFELELIPIYLLIAIWGGEKRGYAGMKFLLYTALSGILILAAFLGVVFLSGSLNFDYDSLASQNLSQRAQLIILSLLLVGLGIKIPLVPLHTWSPDAYVEASPPIAILLGGILAKLGTYGLIRFGLQMFPQTWSLVAPGLAIIGAISVMYGSLSAIAQQDIKRMVAYSSIGHMGYILVAAAAGTELSILGAVAQMVAHGLILALLFNLVGYFRGRGSNGGPWLNPRSPLQPRRDCRDQSRNPRTVPPQWSNEPHSWLLSRPKSEPENCPASMV; translated from the coding sequence ATGCTAACTGCCCTCATCCTTATTCCCCTCATCGGGGCCCTACTCATTAGCTTCGTCAAATCGGGAAACACCGCCCGCACCCTCGCCCTAACCACCACAGGCATTGCCTTTCTCTGGACTATCTGGCTCATCAGCCAATTCGACCTCAGCAACAGCGGTCTGCAATTTTCCGAATATCTCCCCTGGGCCGATGCCATTGGCTTAAGTTATAGCCTGGGAACCGATGGCCTCTCCACCCCCCTATTGGCTCTCAACGCCTTTCTGACCGGGATTGTGGTCTATAGTAGCCCCGCTAACATCCTGCGTTCCCAACTCTACTACGCCCTGATTCTCCTAGTGAACGCCGGAGTCGCCGGGGCCTTCCTGGCCCAAAATCTACTCCTGTTCGTCCTCTTCTTTGAATTAGAATTAATTCCCATTTACCTACTCATTGCCATTTGGGGGGGCGAAAAACGGGGGTACGCCGGGATGAAGTTTCTCCTCTATACCGCCCTCTCGGGAATCCTAATCCTAGCCGCTTTCTTAGGGGTGGTGTTCCTCAGTGGCAGCCTCAACTTCGACTACGATAGCCTCGCCAGTCAAAACCTCTCCCAACGAGCGCAACTGATTATCCTCAGCCTCTTGTTAGTGGGATTAGGCATTAAAATCCCCCTCGTTCCCCTACATACCTGGTCTCCCGACGCTTACGTTGAAGCCTCTCCCCCCATCGCCATTCTCCTCGGTGGGATTCTGGCCAAACTCGGAACCTATGGCTTAATCCGCTTCGGCTTACAGATGTTTCCCCAAACCTGGTCTCTCGTCGCCCCAGGATTAGCCATCATTGGTGCTATTAGTGTGATGTATGGTTCCTTGAGTGCGATCGCCCAGCAGGATATTAAACGCATGGTGGCCTACAGTTCCATTGGCCATATGGGCTATATCCTCGTGGCCGCCGCCGCTGGAACCGAACTGAGTATTTTAGGGGCCGTGGCTCAAATGGTGGCCCATGGCTTAATCCTCGCTCTCCTCTTCAACCTCGTCGGTTATTTTAGGGGCCGTGGCTCAAATGGTGGCCCATGGCTTAATCCTCGCTCTCCTCTTCAACCTCGTCGGGATTGTCGAGACCAAAGTCGGAACCCGAGAACTGTCCCGCCTCAATGGTCTAATGAACCCCATTCGTGGCTATTGTCGAGACCAAAGTCGGAACCCGAGAACTGTCCCGCCTCAATGGTCTAA